Proteins encoded by one window of Channa argus isolate prfri chromosome 1, Channa argus male v1.0, whole genome shotgun sequence:
- the LOC137100049 gene encoding CD209 antigen-like protein E produces MSSAVDRRVMFEKELVIYDNREQLEAYKMRNFQQQEVGRQNQSGSPDHRKFFRGAAMCLGLLCVLMMAGIIILSIQYVLVTTQKEQLQTRFNDLTNNNSQSQNEVKQLQGQITDMAASNRQLQDEIKKLKKKTKECPKGWSRFECSCYFKSTDKRKWSESRSFCQDRGSDLVIINRKEEQEYVANLSKTEESWIGLRTTENKTISTGFQWEWVDESPLKEMFWATAELGNATSWFAAVCCDEQGKWTRSGYNDNVYKNWICEK; encoded by the exons ATGTCGTCTGCTGTTGACAGAAGAGTGATGTTCGAAAAAGAATTGGTCATCTACGATAACAGAGAGCAATTAGAAGCATATAAAATGCGAAATTTTCAGCAACAGGAAGTAG GACGACAGAATCAGAGCGGTTCTCCAGACCACAGAAAGTTTTTCAGAGGAGCTGCTATGTGTTTGGGATTGCTGTGTGTGCTGATGATGGCTGGGATCATCATCCTGTCCATACAAT ATGTTTTAGTCACAACACAGAAGGAGCAGCTACAGACCAGATTCAACGACCTGACCAACAATAACAGTCAGTCACAGAATGAGGTGAAGCAGCTTCAGGGTCAAATTACAG ACATGGCAGCAAGCAACCGTCAGCTACAGGATGAAATAAAGAAGCTGAAGAAGAAAACTAAAG AATGTCCTAAAGGATGGAGCAGATTTGAATgcagttgttactttaaatccactgaCAAGAGAAAATGGTCTGAGAGCAGGTCATTCTGTCAGGACAGAGGATCAGATTTGGTGATTATCAACAGGAAAGAGGAACAG GAATATGTCGCAAACTTGAGTAAGACTGAAGAGTCCTGGATTGGTCTACGGAcaacagagaacaaaacaataTCTACAGGATTTCAATGGGAATGGGTGGACGAGTCACCGCTGAAAGAAAT GTTCTGGGCCACAGCAGAGCTGGGAAATGCTACAAGCTGGTTCGCTGCAGTATGTTGTGATGAACAAGGGAAATGGACACGAAGTGGATACAATGataatgtttataaaaactggatctgtgagaagtag
- the LOC137100039 gene encoding CD209 antigen-like protein C isoform X2 has translation MSSNVSADQHMRVRYNQREEGDGEVYEEKEVVIYDNVDCVRGPLSHIRVFHFNEKRQSRFNNLSNSYNQSQEVKQLQVQITEILANNSREKDETKKLMMKTKECPEGWKRFGCSCYFKSTEKKTWSDSSKFCQDRGSDLVIINSKEEQDFITDFNENEESWIGLRTTENKTASTGYRWKWVDDSPLTETFWATAELGNPTNWFAAVCCDQQGKWTRSGYNKNPDTNYRNWICEK, from the exons ATGTCGTCAAATGTTTCTGCTGATCAACATATGAGGGTGAGATACAACCaaagagaggagggagatggagaggtGTACGAGGAAAAAGAGGTGGTTATCTACGACAATGTAGACTGTGTGAGAGGCCCTCTGTCACACATAAGAG TTTTCCATTTCAATGAGAAGAGGCAGAGCAGATTCAACAACCTGAGCAACAGCTACAATCAGTCACAGGAGGTGAAGCAGCTCCAGGTTCAAATTACTG AAATTTTAGCCAATAACAGTCgagaaaaagatgaaacaaagaaactaatgatgaaaacaaaag AATGTCCTGAAGGATGGAAGAGATTTGGATgcagttgttactttaaatccactgagAAGAAAACTTGGTCTGACAGCAGCAAATTCTGTCAGGACAGAGGATCAGATCTGGTGAttatcaacagcaaagaggaacag GATTTCATCACCGACTTTAATGAGAATGAAGAGTCCTGGATTGGTCTACGGACGACAGAGAACAAAACAGCATCTACAGGATATCGATGGAAATGGGTGGATGATTCACCACTGACAGAAAC GTTCTGGGCCACAGCCGAGCTGGGAAATCCTACAAACTGGTTCGCTGCAGTATGTTGTGATCAACAGGGGAAATGGACACGAAGTGGATACAATAAAAATCCTGATACTAATTATAGaaactggatctgtgagaagtag
- the LOC137100039 gene encoding CD209 antigen-like protein C isoform X1 gives MSSNVSADQHMRVRYNQREEGDGEVYEEKEVVIYDNVDCVRGPLSHIRGPPSKNHQPVHRKSFRGVALCLGVLCLVMTAVIIFLSINFFHFNEKRQSRFNNLSNSYNQSQEVKQLQVQITEILANNSREKDETKKLMMKTKECPEGWKRFGCSCYFKSTEKKTWSDSSKFCQDRGSDLVIINSKEEQDFITDFNENEESWIGLRTTENKTASTGYRWKWVDDSPLTETFWATAELGNPTNWFAAVCCDQQGKWTRSGYNKNPDTNYRNWICEK, from the exons ATGTCGTCAAATGTTTCTGCTGATCAACATATGAGGGTGAGATACAACCaaagagaggagggagatggagaggtGTACGAGGAAAAAGAGGTGGTTATCTACGACAATGTAGACTGTGTGAGAGGCCCTCTGTCACACATAAGAG GACCACCGTCTAAAAATCATCAGCCAGTCCACAGAAAGTCTTTCAGAGGAGTTGCTCTGTGTCTGGGAGTCCTGTGTCTCGTGATGACAGCTGTGATCATCTTCTTGTCCATAAACT TTTTCCATTTCAATGAGAAGAGGCAGAGCAGATTCAACAACCTGAGCAACAGCTACAATCAGTCACAGGAGGTGAAGCAGCTCCAGGTTCAAATTACTG AAATTTTAGCCAATAACAGTCgagaaaaagatgaaacaaagaaactaatgatgaaaacaaaag AATGTCCTGAAGGATGGAAGAGATTTGGATgcagttgttactttaaatccactgagAAGAAAACTTGGTCTGACAGCAGCAAATTCTGTCAGGACAGAGGATCAGATCTGGTGAttatcaacagcaaagaggaacag GATTTCATCACCGACTTTAATGAGAATGAAGAGTCCTGGATTGGTCTACGGACGACAGAGAACAAAACAGCATCTACAGGATATCGATGGAAATGGGTGGATGATTCACCACTGACAGAAAC GTTCTGGGCCACAGCCGAGCTGGGAAATCCTACAAACTGGTTCGCTGCAGTATGTTGTGATCAACAGGGGAAATGGACACGAAGTGGATACAATAAAAATCCTGATACTAATTATAGaaactggatctgtgagaagtag